Proteins co-encoded in one Hemibagrus wyckioides isolate EC202008001 linkage group LG26, SWU_Hwy_1.0, whole genome shotgun sequence genomic window:
- the cnpy3 gene encoding protein canopy homolog 3 translates to MNVFIFIALVFVSSHAARKSEDDDWVHLPNKCEVCKFLSIEMKSALEETGKTKEVIETNYRFLDDKGAPPIKYVKSDIRFIEVMESVCSRILQYNLHKERDGSNRFAKGMSETFSTLHNLVHKGVKVVMDIPYELWNETSAEVADLKKQCDVMVEQYEDIIEDWYKGNQEEDLTTYLCKKHVLKGQDTSCLNESWAGRKGDPAAIAQGKKKKKGKKKAKGGEHNQNKEKKVKKKKSKLRDEHNDKQKMEEDGHTSDEEIQRSVPLHQEKTEL, encoded by the exons atgaatgtgtttatttttatagcattaGTTTTTGTAAGCTCACATGCGGCTCGCAAAAGTGAAGACGATGACTGGGTGCATTTACCGAATAAATGTGAAG tgtgtaagTTTTTGAGCATTGAGATGAAATCCGCTTTAGAAGAAACGGGGAAAACGAAAGAAGTGATAGAGACGAACTACCGTTTCCTGGATGATAAAGGCGCTCCGCCCATCAAATATGTCAAATC TGACATTCGGTTCATAGAGGTAatggaaagtgtgtgttcaAGGATTCTGCAGTACAACCTgcacaaagagagagatggcagCAATCGCTTTGCAAAG GGTATGTCTGAGACATTTTCCACCTTGCATAACCTTGTCCACAAAGGAGTAAAGGTTGTTATGGACATTCCCTATGAGCTATGGAATGAGACAAGTGCAGAAGTAGCTGACCTGAAGAAACAG tgtgatgtgatggttgAGCAGTATGAAGACATTATTGAAGACTGGTATAAAGGCAACCAGGAGGAAGACCTGACGACATACCTGTGTAAGAAACATGTTCTGAAAGGACAAGACACAT CATGTCTAAACGAATCCTGGGCTGGGAGGAAAGGTGACCCTGCAGCCATTGCACaaggtaaaaagaaaaagaaaggcaaAAAGAAGGCCAAAGGTGGTGAGCATAACCAGAACAAGGAGAAGAaggtaaagaaaaagaaaagtaagcTGCGTGATGAACACAATGACAAGCAGAAAATGGAAGAGGACGGGCATACATCAGACGAGGAGATACAGAGGAGTGTTCCTCTTCATCAGGAGAAAACTGAACTCTGA